One genomic window of Medicago truncatula cultivar Jemalong A17 chromosome 1, MtrunA17r5.0-ANR, whole genome shotgun sequence includes the following:
- the LOC25484994 gene encoding sucrose transport protein, with amino-acid sequence MEPFSSTKQNHNNNNTLTKPSLHVESPPLEPSPLRKIIVVASIAAGVQFGWALQLSLLTPYVQLLGIPHTWAAYIWLCGPISGMLVQPIVGYHSDRCTSRFGRRRPFIAAGSFAVAIAVFLIGYAADLGHSFGDDLSKKVRPRAIGIFVVGFWILDVANNMLQGPCRALLGDLCAGNHQKTRNANAFFSFFMAVGNILGYAAGAYSKLFHVFPFTKTKACDIYCANLKSCFFLSIALLTAVATAALIYVKEIPLSPEKVTGNGVTDEDGNVTKSSNPCFGELSGAFRELKRPMWILLLVTCLNWIAWFPFLLFDTDWMGKEVYGGTVGEGHAYDKGVRAGALGLMLNSVVLGATSLGVDVLARGVGGVKRLWGIVNFLLAICLAMTVLVTKLAQHSRVYADASHTDPLPPSGGITAGALALFSVLGIPLAITYSIPFALASIFSSSSGAGQGLSLGVLNLAIVIPQMIVSVLSGPWDALFGGGNLPAFVVGAVAALASGILSVVLLPSPPPDLAKSVTATGGGFH; translated from the exons ATGGAGCCTTTCTCTTCCACTAAACAaaatcataacaacaacaacactctaACTAAACCTTCTCTTCATGTTGAATCTCCACCACTTGAACCTAGTCCTCTCCGTAAGATCATAGTCGTTGCTTCCATAGCAGCAGGTGTTCAGTTTGGCTGGGCCCTACAGCTTTCACTTTTAACTCCCTATGTTCAGTTACTCGGTATCCCCCATACTTGGGCCGCATACATCTGGCTCTGCGGCCCAATCTCGGGGATGCTTGTCCAACCGATTGTCGGTTATCACAGTGATCGTTGCACTTCACGCTTCGGTCGCCGTCGTCCGTTCATCGCTGCAGGATCATTCGCCGTCGCTATTGCCGTTTTCCTTATCGGCTATGCTGCTGACCTTGGTCACAGCTTCGGCGATGACTTATCAAAAAAAGTCCGTCCACGTGCAATAGGAATCTTCGTCGTTGGTTTCTGGATCCTCGACGTCGCTAACAACATGCTTCAAGGTCCTTGCCGTGCACTTCTTGGTGACCTCTGCGCCGGTAACCACCAAAAAACAAGAAACGCAAACGCGTTTTTCTCGTTTTTTATGGCCGTCGGTAACATCCTCGGTTACGCCGCCGGTGCTTACAGCAAACTCTTTCACGTGTTTCCGTTCACCAAAACAAAAGCATGTGATATCTACTGTGCAAATTTGAAAAGCTGTTTCTTCCTCTCAATCGCACTTTTAACCGCCGTAGCAACCGCCGCACTGATCTACGTGAAAGAAATACCACTCTCGCCGGAAAAAGTCACCGGTAACGGTGTAACCGACGAAGACGGTAACGTTACAAAGAGTAGTAACCCATGTTTCGGGGAATTATCCGGTGCTTTTCGCGAACTAAAGCGTCCCATGTGGATCTTACTATTGGTGACGTGTCTCAACTGGATTGCGTGGTTTCCTTTCTTACTATTCGATACTGATTGGATGGGGAAAGAGGTTTATGGAGGAACGGTTGGGGAAGGTCATGCGTATGATAAAGGTGTGCGCGCGGGTGCATTGGGTCTTATGCTAAACTCTGTCGTTTTGGGTGCCACGTCACTAGGAGTTGATGTGTTGGCGCGTGGTGTTGGTGGTGTGAAGAGGTTATGGGGTATTGTTAACTTCCTGCTTGCAATTTGTTTGGCTATGACTGTTTTGGTTACTAAATTGGCTCAGCATTCGCGAGTATACGCGGATGCTAGCCATACCGATCCTCTTCCACCTTCCGGTGGCATCACTGCCGGTGCGTTGGCTCTCTTTTCCGTTCTCGGAATTCCTCTCGCG ATCACTTACAGCATACCCTTTGCTCTAGCATCAATATTCTCCAGCTCCTCAGGGGCAGGCCAAG GGTTATCTCTAGGAGTTCTCAATCTTGCTATTGTCATACCACAG ATGATTGTCTCTGTTCTGAGTGGACCATGGGATGCTCTGTTTGGAGGTGGTAACCTGCCAGCTTTTGTGGTGGGTGCCGTGGCGGCTCTAGCAAGTGGCATATTATCCGTAGTCTTACTTCCATCTCCACCACCAGACTTGGCCAAGTCTGTAACCGCTACAGGAGGAGGCTTTCATTAA